A window of the Diabrotica undecimpunctata isolate CICGRU chromosome 1, icDiaUnde3, whole genome shotgun sequence genome harbors these coding sequences:
- the LOC140436870 gene encoding zinc finger BED domain-containing protein 5-like, whose product MFANVDECIKTYKVEEQHVKVVFVTIENHLAMLTKNFKRYIFADDKLIRSYEWVRNPFQITPEGLSTAKEETFIDYTANDEIKKQFNNKSLFEFWAGVNDEFSAMKTRTFPILLPFSTPYLCETGFSAVAALKTKYRSQLNIEKELRTSISNITVCFDKLCSTKQAQESH is encoded by the coding sequence atgttTGCAAATGTGGATGAATGTATTAAAACTTACAAGGTTGAAGAACAACACGTGAAAGTTGTTTTTGTAACCATTGAAAATCATTTAGCGATGctgactaaaaattttaaaagatatatttttgccGACGACAAACTAATACGTAGTTACGAGTGGGTTAGGAATCCTTTCCAAATTACACCGGAAGGGCTCTCTACTGCCAAAGAAGAAACCTTCATTGACTACACGGCAAATGATGAAATCAAGaaacagtttaataataaatccctCTTTGAATTTTGGGCAGGAGTAAATGATGAGTTTTCTGCAATGAAAACCAGAACGTTCCCTATACTATTGCCGTTTTCAACACCCTACCTTTGCGAAACAGGATTTTCTGCAGTGGCTGCTTTGAAGACCAAATATAGATCGCAgctaaatatagaaaaagaactgagaacgtctatttctaatattacaGTCTGTTTCGATAAACTTTGCTCTACAAAACAAGCTCAAGAAAGTCACTGA